In Magnolia sinica isolate HGM2019 chromosome 12, MsV1, whole genome shotgun sequence, a single genomic region encodes these proteins:
- the LOC131220340 gene encoding F-box/FBD/LRR-repeat protein At1g13570-like, with amino-acid sequence MPLNLLVRTSILSSKWRNMWKSIWAYGTALDLGVEFTSGQTPEEFVTTVNRYLQLHKAKEIQIFRFSFLPCNQSDAEKWVEFAAAKRVKELHIDFKQHVPYKFLNSIFDCDCITHLNLSGGDFRLASNFKGFTYLKTLHLSDFGVTDALFEVMLSNCPLLEELSLRSCHDLTRVKVSAPDLPLKRLTVFKCCNVNEIMIFAPNLRSFHFDGSFIDTSMSFKNISSLVDVFVNGTSGDFYRRGRDWITVLHHLKHVKILTLCNASLKHVYCGQYSRIHDLPITFHNLQELQLLVDRSARCFLLYTYSFFKKCPSPYLEKLFIELSYTNVDDISGMRAIDNRAMGICLKIETPDITFHHLKVIKINGFRGLHDELYLVKFFLEKSIVLEKLVLVAHPKGLNTLFRKKNVLGYLRRRVLLLANVSSSTAHISICEYSDDRSLAPVHDEVYHDKK; translated from the exons ATGCCATTGAATTTGCTAGTAAGAACAAGCATTCTTTCAAGTAAATGGAGAAACATGTGGAAATCCATATGGGCTTATGGTACTGCTCTCGACTTAGGTGTCGAATTCACGTCTGGCCAAACCCCAGAAGAATTCGTCACTACTGTTAACCGATATCTACAGCTCCACAAAGCAAAGGAGATCCAGATTTTTCGGTTCTCCTTCCTTCCATGCAATCAATCAGATGCTGAGAAATGGGTCGAATTCGCAGCAGCAAAAAGAGTCAAGGAGCTTCATATCGACTTCAAACAACATGTGCCTTATAAATTTCTCAACTCCATCTTTGATTGTGATTGTATAACCCATTTAAATTTGAGTGGCGGGGATTTCAGATTAGCATCGAATTTCAAAGGTTTCACTTACCTCAAAACCCTCCACCTAAGTGATTTTGGAGTTACAGATGCCTTGTTTGAAGTCATGCTTTCAAATTGCCCTCTACTCGAGGAATTGAGTTTAAGGAGTTGTCATGATCTAACTCGTGTCAAGGTTTCTGCCCCGGATCTGCCACTTAAGAGGTTGACTGTGTTCAAGTGTTGCAATGTCAATGAGATTATGATTTTTGCTCCAAACCTCCGGTCATTCCATTTCGATGGTAGTTTTATTGATACGTCTATGTCTTTCAAGAACATTTCGAGCTTGGTGGATGTCTTTGTTAATGGTACAAGTGGGGATTTTTATAGACGAGGCCGTGATTGGATTACAGTTCTGCACCATCTTAAACATGTTAAAATTCTGACATTGTGTAATGCCTCACTTAAG CATGTATATTGTGGCCAGTATAGTAGAATCCATGATTTGCCAATTACGTTCCACAATTTGCAAGAATTGCAGTTGTTGGTGGATCGGAGTGCCAGATGCTTTCTATTGTACACATATAGCTTCTTCAAAAAGTGCCCATCTCCTTATCTTGAGAAGCTTTTCATTGAA CTTTCGTATACCAACGTGGACGATATATCTGGAATGAGGGCCATAGACAATCGGGCCATGGGAATTTGTCTGAAAATTGAGACTCCGGATATTACCTTTCATCATCTGAAAGTGATAAAAATAAATGGTTTTAGAGGGCTCCACGATGAACTATACTTGGTGAAATTCTTCTTAGAGAAGTCTATTGTATTAGAGAAATTGGTTTTGGTAGCTCATCCAAAAGGTCTCAACACACTTTTTAGAAAGAAGAATGTTTTGGGATATCTTCGCCGGCGGGTATTGCTCTTAGCAAATGTATCATCATCTACTGCTCATATATCAATATGTGAATATTCGGACGATCGCTCTTTAGCCCCAGTGCATGATGAAGTTTACCACGATAAGAAATAA